In the genome of Leishmania mexicana MHOM/GT/2001/U1103 complete genome, chromosome 16, one region contains:
- a CDS encoding putative ADP-ribosylation factor-like produces the protein MGQAKTKLNIIICGLDNSGKTTIINFMKPENQRSENIAATVGYNVDSFKRGNVYITAFDMSGAQKFRGLWESYYSNIDGVVFVIDSSDALRMCVVKDELEQMLNHADLKMGKVPFVFFANKMDLAGAKTPMELTQILQLNSLMGDHPMNIFASNALRGEGIHEGMDWLRSVMLRRLELSKKK, from the coding sequence ATGGGGCAAGCGAAGACGAAGCTGAACATCATCATCTGCGGACTGGACAACAGCGGTAAAACCACCATCATCAACTTTATGAAGCCGGAGAACCAGCGCTCCGAGAACATCGCGGCCACCGTGGGGTACAACGTGGACAGCTTCAAGAGGGGAAATGTGTATATTACGGCGTTCGACATGAGCGGCGCGCAGAAGTTCCGAGGACTGTGGGAGAGCTACTACAGCAACATAGACGGCGTCGTGTTTGTGATCGACAGTAGCGATGCTCTCCGCATGTGCGTGGTGAAGGACGAGCTGGAACAGATGCTCAATCACGCCGATCTCAAGATGGGCAAGGTGCCGTTTGTGTTCTTTGCCAACAAGATGGACCTCGCAGGGGCAAAGACGCCGATGGAGCTGACACAGATCCTGCAGCTGAATAGTCTCATGGGTGATCATCCCATGAACATATTCGCCTCCAACGCACTACGAGGCGAGGGCATTCACGAAGGGATGGACTGGCTGCGGTCAGTGATGCTGCGTCGCCTGGAGCTGTCCAAGAAGAAgtga
- a CDS encoding trafficking protein particle complex subunit-like protein yields MSSSARTSTSAAQLGNAAFDSNVKMSAEFLALTYGALVQQMVEELTQEDDVEQVNQQLYNMGHRIGARLIEEYSVRSGAAPCRTFSQAAEGVALVGLRMFLGVSAEVTQVKDAADTFAVSFQDNPLALFVELPDGPLRECLWYSNLLCGVITGALSLVGLQTEARFSRDKLRGDSKNEIILHFKGRERESFQVERN; encoded by the coding sequence ATGTCGTCATCTGCCCGCAcgtccacctctgccgcgcaGCTGGGTAATGCAGCCTTCGACAGCAATGTAAAGATGAGCGCCGAGTTCTTAGCCCTCACATACGGCGCTCTTGTGCAGCAGATGGTCGAGGAGCTCACTCAGGAAGACGATGTGGAGCAAGTGAACCAGCAGCTCTACAACATGGGTCACCGAATCGGCGCTCGGCTGATCGAGGAGTACagcgtccgcagcggcgctgctccgtgCCGCACCTTTAGCCAGGCCGCAGAAGGCGTCGCTCTCGTTGGACTCCGCATGTTTCTCGGCGTGAGTGCGGAGGTGACACAGGTGAAGGACGCAGCCGACACGTTTGCAGTCAGCTTCCAAGATAACCCGCTCGCCCTATTTGTGGAGCTGCCGGATGGACCGCTGCGAGAGTGCCTGTGGTACTCGAATCTACTCTGCGGCGTCATCACCGGCGCGCTGAGCCTTGTCGGGCTGCAGACGGAAGCCCGCTTCTCACGCGACAAGCTGCGCGGCGACTCCAAGAACGAGATCATCCTTCACTTCAAGGGGCGGGAGCGAGAGTCGTTTCAAGTGGAGCGCAATTAG